The following proteins are co-located in the Lacticaseibacillus paracasei subsp. paracasei genome:
- a CDS encoding phage integrase: protein MEKAVQNGELTVAPKTDKVARKFKDVYEEWLKSYKLTVRESAWSKTRDCFNLHILPDLGDMYIDKITPQDVQTAVNRWFKQSPVAFKRSFVHINRILTYAELRDYIPHNPARRIILPRVQDKIGSTNDFWDRRQLEVFFNCINPDRELYKYVLFRILAYAGLRIGEAMAFELGRH, encoded by the coding sequence TTGGAGAAAGCTGTTCAGAATGGTGAACTCACGGTTGCACCTAAAACTGATAAAGTTGCACGAAAGTTTAAAGATGTCTATGAAGAATGGCTAAAATCATACAAGCTCACAGTCAGGGAAAGTGCATGGTCCAAGACTCGTGACTGCTTCAATCTCCATATTTTGCCTGATCTAGGCGACATGTACATTGATAAGATCACTCCACAAGATGTCCAAACTGCGGTGAATAGATGGTTTAAACAGTCTCCAGTGGCATTTAAACGGTCCTTTGTTCATATCAACCGAATACTTACCTATGCTGAACTCAGGGACTATATCCCACACAATCCTGCAAGACGCATCATCTTACCACGTGTCCAAGACAAGATTGGCTCCACAAACGACTTCTGGGATAGACGTCAATTGGAAGTGTTTTTCAATTGTATTAACCCTGATAGGGAACTTTACAAGTATGTGCTGTTTCGTATCCTAGCTTATGCCGGTTTAAGAATTGGCGAGGCTATGGCGTTTGAATTGGGAAGACATTGA
- a CDS encoding Arm DNA-binding domain-containing protein — translation MASIRSYKLDSGKRRWKVSVYVGIDPKTGHKKYVVKGGKLTRQDAIKAGLIWRKLFRMVNSRLHLKLIKLHESLKMSMKNG, via the coding sequence ATGGCTTCAATCAGGAGTTACAAACTTGATAGTGGAAAAAGACGGTGGAAGGTATCCGTTTATGTTGGAATTGATCCAAAGACTGGACATAAGAAGTATGTTGTAAAAGGAGGTAAGCTCACACGACAAGACGCTATTAAAGCAGGGCTGATTTGGAGAAAGCTGTTCAGAATGGTGAACTCACGGTTGCACCTAAAACTGATAAAGTTGCACGAAAGTTTAAAGATGTCTATGAAGAATGGCTAA
- a CDS encoding helix-turn-helix domain-containing protein produces the protein MLLSGEQIKQLRNARRISQVDLSRVTGLSASLISSYEAGTRNVTQEASDKIAIAFNGITPINPAERTQTADLDDDKTLVKMNGIPLMPAEKALLKALAKAMLDQRK, from the coding sequence ATGCTTTTATCTGGAGAACAAATTAAGCAGCTACGGAATGCGCGGCGAATATCTCAAGTAGACTTGTCACGTGTAACCGGATTATCGGCGTCTCTAATAAGTTCATATGAAGCCGGAACACGAAATGTCACTCAAGAGGCATCTGATAAGATTGCAATTGCTTTCAATGGCATAACTCCAATCAATCCAGCAGAACGTACGCAGACTGCTGATCTTGATGATGACAAAACGCTTGTTAAAATGAACGGAATACCACTTATGCCTGCTGAAAAGGCCTTGCTAAAAGCTTTAGCGAAAGCAATGCTGGATCAGCGTAAATAG
- the glyQ gene encoding glycine--tRNA ligase subunit alpha, producing MTKKMDIQTMILTLQKFWGDKGCMLMQAYDVEKGAGTMSPYTFLRAIGPEPWNAAYVEPSRRPADGRYGENPNRLFQHHQFQVVMKPSPENIQEYYLDSLAALGINPLEHDIRFVEDNWENPSMGCAGVGWEVWLDGMEVSQFTYFQVVGGLEVSPVTSEITYGVERLASYIQDVNSVFDLEWGDGVLYGDIFKEPEYEHSKYAFEVSNQEMLLKFFDAYEKEAWRLMDLGLVHPAYDYILKCSHTFNLLDARGAVSVTERAGYMSRIRKMAHKVARAFVAERKKLGFPLLQHQTEVE from the coding sequence ATGACAAAAAAAATGGACATCCAAACGATGATCCTAACCCTCCAAAAATTTTGGGGTGACAAGGGCTGTATGCTCATGCAAGCTTACGACGTGGAAAAAGGGGCGGGGACAATGAGTCCGTACACTTTCTTACGCGCCATTGGACCAGAACCATGGAATGCTGCGTATGTTGAACCGTCTCGACGTCCAGCTGACGGCCGATATGGCGAAAACCCCAACCGGTTGTTTCAGCATCATCAATTCCAAGTCGTTATGAAACCATCTCCTGAAAATATTCAAGAATATTACTTGGATTCGCTTGCTGCACTCGGCATTAATCCATTGGAACATGATATTCGGTTTGTTGAAGATAACTGGGAAAATCCATCCATGGGCTGTGCCGGTGTTGGTTGGGAAGTTTGGCTTGACGGCATGGAAGTCAGTCAGTTTACCTACTTCCAAGTCGTCGGTGGACTTGAAGTATCGCCAGTTACCAGCGAAATCACTTATGGGGTCGAACGACTTGCCTCCTATATTCAAGATGTGAACAGTGTCTTTGATCTTGAATGGGGCGACGGTGTTTTGTATGGGGATATTTTCAAGGAACCTGAATACGAACACAGCAAGTATGCTTTCGAAGTCAGCAATCAAGAGATGCTGCTGAAGTTCTTCGACGCCTATGAAAAGGAAGCTTGGCGTTTGATGGATCTCGGTCTGGTTCATCCAGCTTATGATTACATTCTTAAATGCAGCCATACCTTTAATCTTTTGGATGCCCGAGGAGCTGTCTCGGTTACTGAGCGGGCCGGTTACATGAGCCGCATTCGCAAGATGGCTCACAAAGTTGCTCGGGCATTTGTGGCTGAACGCAAGAAGCTTGGCTTCCCATTACTGCAACATCAAACGGAGGTGGAATAA
- a CDS encoding site-specific integrase, with product MNWEDIDFKKRLISVNKTVSLGVHGKLIVNPPKTRASRHDVPVDSETINWLKRWRIEQPDYVYGYVKLSTHHQLLFTTKTGNRFRVDKPRMWFSTIIRNNNLAPVISLHKFRKSYISNLLIAGVAVSTVQKMVGHTDPRITLQIYARVHQEQEVEAAEKLAGYLKTGKK from the coding sequence TTGAATTGGGAAGACATTGATTTCAAAAAGCGACTAATTAGTGTCAACAAAACTGTTTCACTCGGTGTGCATGGGAAGCTGATTGTTAATCCGCCAAAAACCAGAGCAAGTAGGCATGATGTCCCAGTTGATTCAGAAACTATTAATTGGCTAAAGCGATGGCGAATTGAACAACCTGACTATGTATATGGCTACGTCAAGCTTTCAACTCATCACCAACTTCTGTTCACTACTAAGACAGGTAACCGTTTCCGTGTTGACAAACCGCGCATGTGGTTTAGTACCATTATTCGTAACAACAACTTGGCACCGGTTATATCGTTGCACAAGTTTCGTAAAAGCTATATCTCTAATCTTTTGATTGCCGGTGTCGCTGTCAGTACGGTCCAAAAGATGGTCGGACATACCGACCCCAGAATCACCTTGCAAATCTATGCCCGTGTCCATCAGGAACAAGAAGTGGAGGCCGCAGAGAAGCTGGCAGGGTATTTAAAAACCGGTAAAAAATAA